The sequence TCAGGAGATTCCCCCCTTTCTAATGATATAATAGCCAGGAGATTCCCCCCTTTCTAATGATATAATAGCCAGGAGATTCCCCCCTTTCTAATGATATAATAGCCATGAGATTTCCACATCACCGACACGCCCTCTTCCTAATGGTGTAATAGTCAGGAGATTTCCCCATCCCCCACACACCCTCTTCCTAATGGTGTAATAGCCAGGAGATTTCTCCCCCATCCACCCTCTTCCTAATGATATAATCGCCAGGAGATTCCCCACTTTCTAATGATATAATAGCCAGGAGATTCCTCCCTTTCTAATGATATATTAGCCAGGAGATTCCCCCTTCCTAATGATATAATAGCCAGGAGATTCCCCCCTTTCTAACGATATAATAGCCAGGAGATTCCCCCCTTTCTAATGATATAATAGCCAGGAGATTCCCCCTTTCTAGTGATATATTAGCCAGGAGATTCCCCCTTCCTAATGATATAATAGCCAGGAGATTCCCCCCTTTCTAACGATATAATAGCCAGGAGATTCCCCCCTTTCTAATGATATAATAGCCAGGAGATTCCCCCTTTCTAATGATATATTAGCCAGGAGATTCCACCCTTTCTAATGATATAATAGCCAGGAGATTTCCCCATCACCCACACACCCTCTTCCTAATGATCTAATAGCCAGGAGATTTCCCATCCCCACCCTCTTCCTAATGATGTAAAAGCCAGGAGATTTCTTCCCCATCCACCCTCTTCCTAATGATATAATTGCCAGGAGATTATTCCCCACCCCCTTCCTAAAGGTATTATAGCCAGGAGATTTCCCCATCCCCCACACACTCTTCCTAATGATGTAATAGCCAGGAGATTTCTCCCCCATCCACCCTCTTCCTAATGATATCATCGCCAGGAGATTTCCCCCTTTCTAATGATATAATAGCCAGGAGATTCCCCCCTTCCTAATGATATAATAGCCATGAGATTTCCACATCACCGACACGCCCTCTTCCTAATGATGTAATAGCCCGGAGATTTCCCCATCCCCTACATACCCTATTCCTAATGGTGTAATAGCCAGGAGATTTCTCCCCCACCCACCGTCTTCCTAATGATATAATCGTCAGGAGATTCCCCCCTTTCTAATGATATAATAGCCAGGCGATTCCCCCTTTCTTATGATATATTAGCCAGGAGATTCCCCCCTTTCTAATGATATATTAGCCAGGAGATTCCCCCTTCCTAATGATATAATAGCCAGGAGATTTCCCCCTGTCTAATGATATATTAGCCAGGAGATTCCCCCTTCCTAATGATATAATAGCCAGGAGATTCCCCCCTTTCTAATGATATATTAGCCAGGAGATTCCCCCTTCCTAATGATATAATAGCCAGGAGATTTCCCCATCACCCACACACCCTCTTCCTAATGATGTAATAACCAGGAGATTTCTCCCCCATCCACCCTCTTCCTAATGATATAATAGCCAGGAGGTTCCCCCCCTTTCTAACGATATAATAGCCAGTAGATTCCCCCTTTCTAATGATATAATAGCCAAGAGATTCCCCACTCCTTTCCCCACTCCTTTCTAATTATATAACGTCCAGGAGCttttaaaaacaataaatgtATTACTCACCTTTCTTCACTTGTCTTCTGCTCTTTGGTCTTCAGTGAAGCAGGCAGAGGCATGGCCCTGCTCTCTGATGTCGCAGCGCACTGTATGATGCGGAAACGTGACGTGGTGACGTGATGACGTCATTACGGCCACACCATAAAGTGATCAAAGGCAGACAGAGAAGAGGACATGTCAGCCTGTGTCTCTAAATCAAATCTATGTGTGTCTCTATGACAAACATAGAATTGATTCACTATTGCCTCTCTTGTGCCCGAATCTTCACTCTGGGCTGGGCCCGGTCGCGGTCAGGTCACACACCCTGCAGTTGTTACGCCCTTGTTGCCTACTCCCCTCCCTTCCCCGTTTACCCACTGCTCTGCCTGGAGACCGTCCTGTTATCTCCTGTTGCATCCTATATGGTTTCATCACAACAGCCAGAATGCTGGGCTGAAAGGAATGCTGCCATAAGGtaatgaatgtatattggaaaaatgttttcAGCTATTATAGCTAtagaaaaaaatttacagttacactttaagtccTTATTTTGGGCAAGTATGTTCTCATTATTTATAGTGGCCTAAGAAGACTAAGATCTGCAAAGCTATGATTTTGACAAAGTACCAGGCAGTTGGGGgtcaggacttgtgtgtttctacTCTTAATAAGCTTTTGGGGACATTTTACCCTTTTTTGGGAGGTTAATTTTATAATCGGATATTACTAAAACTAATTAACTTAGAAATATTGTAAAAACATGtgtggccgtcggatgatccgattgattcggactgagcccgggatttaagattcaaattgtgtcgcaagacaatgcacttacatacactaggaagaagaaggtgaactctgtcgggggaTCACTAATCTGTAACCTGCAATGATCTGCAATCCAATGATCTGTCTGATTTACCACTTCTAAGGCTCCAAAAAGCGGAAATACGGAAGAATCTGCGTATCTGCCATGGAAAATGCTCTTTTCCAAATTAGTTTTCATTGATTTTGTAATAAAATACCTAAAGTATTTATCCTTCATGCAAATTGTCTTAAAATACAGAAAATGACACAAAAGATTTAATACGCAAAAACAACATGTTAATAACTCAGCAACAAATTATGAATGTGTTTATAATGTCATGACATTATTTTGCATGACCTTGCACCAGACCATGTTAGTTCCATTAAGATGAGACTCCAAGTTACTATTTCTGTCCTCAGCAAAATATTCAGAAAGAGCAAACAAGTGTTACTGATAATATTATATAACTCTTTGTTTTCTGTCTAGGTAAGGAACACTGTGCCAAAATTGCTGCCCTTCCTCATGACTGTGTGCAATTACTTTGTGCTATGGATTCCACTCTCTGAGCCAAGCTGGTACAATGCTCTCATTAAATGTCTACCTATTGCAAGCCTGGAATTTTTTGTTATCGTCTATTCTATCGGTGTGGGCAAATTTAGCCCTTATGCTAAAAAAATCTTACTGGGATTAATCTTTTCAGCTGCTGGAGATATTAGCCTGGTTTGGCCAGACTACTTTCAACTAGGTAAGAGCTCTGCAAGAAATAGCAAGATTAAACATTGCTTTCTGGGTCTGTATGCTGACTGATTAAAGGTAGACTGATtaaacttaggcccctttcacacaaatgtttgaaattggctgtatgctacccgtaCCATACAGTTTTTATACAGGTAATACATCCATCCAtctacatggccgtattgtccactgCACCGTACCGTACCGTGATCGAGacgtaaaaaaatatagagcatgtcctattttctccagtatttttgTTCTGtgtgccccatagaagtctatgggaacatttacaatatgtgttgcatatggttgtgcaccgtatgctgccgtatataaatgcagtatccagggagaccacaACCAGTGGCAGTTACATTCTGACAACCAGCCACCATTAGGTAATCCACCATATATTTTACGGATACAGTATggacatacggatgaaaaacatcaCGTGTATACCATGCAGGACTGGATTGTGTGAATGGGCCCCTAATGCCAATTTATAGACTCTAGCGTTCCATTGAGTGCTCTGCTGCCTGCACTGCTGAGGCCGTCACTCTATATACTGCCTAGGGTTAGATAACTGGTAACATGCCACACACTTTAAGGTTATTATATATTACTTCTTCCAGCTGCTATAAAACTGTCAAAAGAGAGTATGAGTTCAATTGAGGCAATTTTCAATAAATATTCAAAACTTTTCATACAGTTTTAGTTCTATGATGTCAGTCTGAACATTTCCATGTTTAGCCTAAATAAGCATCTGAAAGGATTATTTACATGAAAACATGTTTTGTTCTCTTTCAGGTATGGTCATGTTTGGATTGGCACATATCATGTACACAGCTGCCTTTGGCTTTCACCCTCTGCATCTCCGCATCTTCATTGTTATCGCCTTGTTTGGTGTTGGTTTTTATTCTATGACTTTCTCATACCTAAGTGGACCTTTTGTGTTTATGGTAGCAGGATACACTATGCTGATTGGCACAATGACATGGAGGGCACTTTCCAGGGTCACCTTGGCATCTCACAAATTCTCCTGGGCTTGTATCTCTGCAGCTGTGGGATCCATCTTCTTTATGATTTCTGACTGTGTATTGGCCATTGATAAATTTTGTTTCCCTATTTCCAAGTCAAGGGAGATTATCATGTCAACATACTATGGGGCACAGCTGCTTATAGCCCTTTCCATAACTGGATGGTCTAGAGATGACTTTATGTGGAAGTCAAGATAATATTTAAGACATAGGTTATTCCTCATATCGAATATTGTCATATATGTTGGACTTGTTTTTAttccattaaaataaaaacatgttaTCTTATAATATCGTATTTCTATGCAAAGTAATTTTACTAGCTGTTAAAGGAGTTGTCAGGAGGATTAGTTTTATGACTAAAATGGCAACTTTTTGCACTCTTCCCTCTACACCTCAtgtcatttttattcatttgGAGTCTGTCTGGGGCATACCTCCCGCAGCCTGACAGAATATCTATCATTTATGCCAGAAATTAGCATAAATAACAGGTCATATGATTGCCAGCTTGGATAGTTTTCCGTTTTAAACAGAGGAGATGCACTGAATTCATTAATAGGATTACACACCATCATGAAGTGTCCAGCATAGGGTAGATGAAGATTACTGCATGGCACCAACACCTTAATCTCGTACTCCTCCAATGCCTACTACCTCCAAGGAGAAGCCATtataggggtattccgggaatatgaacgtctgacacaaaaacccatgatgatataaataaatgagtacagcaatactcaatgtcattagtaacaaaacGGTGCTTaagtagtttgattttatgatttacaaaatttatggcctctctaaagtaggtggagttatcactaagatggccgccactggaaactacaagttccatgatcctttagttctcagtaactccccctacctcttatgctctgctcccagtgatgatctaacagactttcttgctctgttaccatagtaatgatgtgtaactgccatcaccacaacactggccataccagaagccctgcaaccaaccgactaattaacggactgattaaagggccagtagcattttaattcttcattacagtctgtgtcatcagcatttttctgctgaagcaaaattttaaataacaactaattacacattagcttatattttactgactcatttgtatacgaattatgctgattcatggaatacccctttaatggtcatACCTTTCCTCTAACGCATGAGTGAGGGCAGGGGTGACAGTTAGAGATAGGGAAAAGTGCAGAATTTGGTGGTCTACAGATTGTAAGCTCCAATTCTTGCTCTTGTTCTATTAAGTTATGACAGCTAATGTTGTTAATTGGTTGTTATAACTTGATCAAGGCTGCATCTCTGTTAGGATGGACAAAAGGGAGAGAGGGGAAGTGTCTTTGTTTCACCCTAGCAACCTCTGGACCATTCTAATGTGACAGCTTTAGGTGTGCATTTTGCAGCCTGCAAACGGGGAACGTCTAACATCAGCAGGTGATCGTCGCTCACCCACAGAGGTCCATAGGAAATGATTGCCGGTTGCCACAAAGACAGTCCAGAACAGTAAATTTGGAGATAGCTTCTTTGAATGGACTTGTTTGCTTTCTCTTTTCCAAGACCAATGTAATGACTTCTGATCAGTGATGTTGAAGCTGGGCTCCAGTGCAAAATCTGTAGAAGGCCCCCTTGTATTGGGAAGTGAAATTTTATGGTGTTCACATAGTGTGGATAATATGATAATAAGGGCCGTTTTCTGCCTCCAACAACAACAAATCTGTGACACAAGCCATGCCATGACATCATAGTGCTGCAGAAGAagggggcactatataaatatttattggtTTTAATGTGGGCAATATATTTACTGTTTATGGGTGCACTGTTTCTGAATTTATTAATAATGGGGGGTTGGGGCATTGTGTAGGAGCCTTCTTTTAGTGCTGTATAGGTTTCCTTGACTTGCTTAAATATGCTTCCTTTGCTCACAAGACAAGGGGGTTTACCTGACTCTTCTGGCAATAGTGTGGCATCTAACAGGTAATTGATACTGTGGGGTCTATGAGGGTGTATATCTCTGTCTGCTGTCTGctgttttttaatgtatttatagaTTTTTCAAATTTCTTAAAATATATAAGTACATACCAAGTGAAATAAACAAGCTTACCTCACATAACGCTCAATGAGTCTCATTAATGCACACGAATGAGATACAGTTGGttagagttcccctttaaaacaGTATCAAGCAGTAGCTACTTGAAGTAAAGTTCTCAGCTGGGAGCAGGGAAGAGAAGAGAGTATCATTCGACAAATCTTTGTGGCTGTATATTCTTTCTTGTGCCATATTTTAGACACAAGTTACTAAACAAAGGTCTCAGTGGGTTGTTGTCCAGCGTAACAGTTAATCATAATCGTTCAGAGATGCCATGTCACACCAAGATCTTTACTGTGCATCATAGGGAGGCAAAATTATACAGGgtatagcagtgataaactgaagGGCAATGGAGTGGGATAACAGTGGTGGGAAAAGAAAGGAATGGGGTCAGTCCCAACCACTACTGACAactcaataataaaatataacatttattatAACAGTTAAACACAATAAATGTCTAATTGTGCACAGTGAACCTTACTTATAAAACTAAAATCCTAGCTCTTAAGTTGGTATTTAGAAGTGTCAATGTTACCTTTTCCTCTATTGTCCCTATCCACTGGATACTTCAGAGGTAGTAAAGCCTGGAAAGAGTATTCCCAA comes from Engystomops pustulosus chromosome 6, aEngPut4.maternal, whole genome shotgun sequence and encodes:
- the TMEM86B gene encoding lysoplasmalogenase TMEM86B, translating into MDILETDSRYRRKSQTTVRNTVPKLLPFLMTVCNYFVLWIPLSEPSWYNALIKCLPIASLEFFVIVYSIGVGKFSPYAKKILLGLIFSAAGDISLVWPDYFQLGMVMFGLAHIMYTAAFGFHPLHLRIFIVIALFGVGFYSMTFSYLSGPFVFMVAGYTMLIGTMTWRALSRVTLASHKFSWACISAAVGSIFFMISDCVLAIDKFCFPISKSREIIMSTYYGAQLLIALSITGWSRDDFMWKSR